One window from the genome of Haliaeetus albicilla chromosome 26, bHalAlb1.1, whole genome shotgun sequence encodes:
- the IER5L gene encoding immediate early response gene 5-like protein, which produces MLRGRRRMECTLDAQSLISISLRKIHSSRTQRGGIKLHKNLLVSYVLRNARQLYLSERYAELYRRQQHYPDGAPLLAMPACPPPAAAPPELAALPLPADTQDREARSCAAARGGAELLEVPVCAAPPELQRAPCRDSSPGFYRAAGSAGPGGGGGGGGSSAPPGLLYAAGCDFGSGGAPHCSSRTTVLDLDTHVVTTVENGYLHQDCCSQCPCCCQPAPGLASPPPTPGTKRKYYPGQEEEEEGVEEGEPGGGGVAGGPPFAPCTKRARFEEYSAEHPQDSSNISNLISIFGSGFTGLVSRQQADSEQPLNGQLCSKQALASLGAWTRAIVAF; this is translated from the coding sequence ATGCTGAGGGGCCGGAGGAGGATGGAGTGCACCCTCGATGCGCAGAGTTTGATCAGTATTTCCCTGCGGAAGATCCACAGCTCCCGCACGCAGCGAGGCGGCATCAAGCTCCACAAGAACCTGCTCGTCTCCTATGTGCTCCGCAACGCCCGGCAGCTCTACCTGAGCGAGCGCTACGCCGAGCTCTACCGCCGCCAGCAGCACTACCCCGACGGCGCTCCGCTCCTCGCCATGCCCGcctgcccgccgcccgccgccgccccgccggagCTGGCGGCGCTCCCGCTGCCCGCCGACACGCAGGACCGCGAGGCGCGGAGctgcgcggcggcgcggggcggtgcggagctgctggaggtgccGGTGTGCGCGGCGCCCCCGGAGCTGCAGCGAGCGCCCTGCAGAGACTCGTCCCCGGGCTTTTACCGGGCCGCCGGTAGCGCCGGTcccggcggtggcggcggcggcggcggcagcagcgcgCCCCCAGGGCTGCTCTACGCCGCCGGCTGTGACTTCGGGAGCGGCGGGGCGCCGCACTGTAGCAGCCGCACCACGGTGCTGGATTTGGACACTCACGTCGTGACCACGGTGGAGAACGGGTACTTGCACCAGGACTGCTGCTCGCAGtgcccctgctgctgccagccggCACCGGGGCTCGCTTCCCCGCCGCCCACGCCGGGCACCAAGCGCAAGTATTACccggggcaggaggaggaagaggagggggtggaggaaggggagccGGGGGGAGGCGGGGTGGCGGGCGGCCCCCCCTTCGCCCCGTGCACCAAACGCGCCCGTTTCGAGGAGTACAGCGCCGAGCACCCCCAGGACTCTTCCAACATCTCCAACTTGATCTCCATCTTCGGCTCCGGTTTCACGGGGCTGGTGAGCCGGCAGCAGGCGGACTCGGAGCAGCCCCTCAACGGGCAGCTGTGCAGCAAGCAGGCGCTGGCGAGCCTGGGAGCCTGGACTCGGGCCATCGTCGCGTTTTAG